In a single window of the Octopus sinensis linkage group LG1, ASM634580v1, whole genome shotgun sequence genome:
- the LOC115216304 gene encoding LIM domain-containing protein WLIM2a codes for MPPKFGGGEKCGICVKSVYPQERIEAGNIKYHKLCFKCSECKMSLNLNNYAQAEGILYCKKHFQDIVVAKNTQTPVV; via the exons GGCGGTGGTGAAAAGTGTGGTATCTGCGTGAAAAGCGTGTACCCTCAAGAGAGAATAGAAGCAGGGAATATCAAATACCATAAGCTTTGCTTTAAATGTTCTGAATGCAAAATGAGTCTAAA ccTCAATAATTATGCACAAGCCGAAGGAATCTTGTATTGTAAGAAACATTTCCAAGACATTGTTGTCGCCAAGAACACACAGACACCTGTTGTTTAA